Genomic DNA from Lactuca sativa cultivar Salinas chromosome 8, Lsat_Salinas_v11, whole genome shotgun sequence:
AACTCCTCGAAATAGTTCGAGCCTCTCTCTTTGATATGGAAGTACCTCGAAAAATTTTGGGGTGAGGCATTACGATCATCTGCGTATCTCTTAAACCGAACACGATCAAAGGTACTAGGTTTTAAACCTCCACTACAAAAGCTTTGTGACCTTACAGGAATACAAACAAGTGATGGTCTTGAACCACGCATATTTGGGTGTACCACATATGTTCACCAAAATGTGGGAAATTTGGAGCCAAGGTCAGTTCGATGCATGTTTCTTGGGTATGCAGATGCAAAGAAAGGGTATATATGTTTTGATCTTATCCAAAATAAGGTTCATGTCACGCGTGATGTTGCATTTCATGAAACAATTCCATACTTTGGTCATGAATGTTCCCTTCAGGGGGAGAAAAACGAAGAAGTGAAAACACATGACTTTCATGAACTATCCATGttttttgatgaagaagaaggtgaaTGTGGGAATTACGAAATTCAAATTGATGTCGATACGCCTAGTACCAATAGTGAGCCAGAGCCTAGTACAAACGGAAACCATGAAAACCATGAGCTGGAGTCGGAACAACCTAATACCACTAACACTCCAGATGTTACTAATATCCCAGATGTCAATTCTGGGAATTCTGATGTTGTCTTGCAGGATATGAATGAAGAAGGAAGCGAAAGGCGTTACCCAGTGAGGATCAATCGAGGCCAACCAAAGAGACAATATGTACCTGACTTAAAAGCAAAAGCAAAATACCCCATCGGGAACTTTGTATCACACCACAGGCTTTCAGATACTCATGCTCTAAGGGTAGAAAAAATGTCATCTGTTACTATTCCAAGAGATGTACAAGAAGCTCTAAAAGATGTAAAGTGGAAAAAGGCAATGAATGAAGAAATGGAGGCGCTGCAAAAGAATGAGACATGGGAGCTTGTGAATCTTCCTAAAGGCAAGAAAACAGTAGGATGTAGGTGGATTTATAACATCAAACTCGATGAAAAGGGAAACATAGACCGGTATAAAGCTAGACTCGTAGCAAAGGGATATACACAAAAATATGGCATAGACTATGGAGATACATTTGCTCGTAGCAAAGATGAATACGATCAGAATTTTGATATCCATTGCAGCGAGTAGAGACTGGCCCTTGAAACAATTTGATGTAAATAACGCTTTCTTGAATGGATACCAGGAGGAAGAGGTATATATGGATCCACCACCAGGAACAAACAGCAACGAAAGAGTTTGCAAGTTAAAGAAGGCATTATATGGGTTAAAGCAATCTCCTCGTGCGTGGTTTGGGAGGTTTTCAACCTTTATGAAGAAAATTGGATACAAACAGAGTGATGCTGACCATACGCTCTTCATCAAAGGAGGAAAAGATAAGGTTACAGCTCTCATAGTTTATGTAGATGACATGGTGGTAACTGGAAACGATCATGAGGAAATAACCAAGTTACAAAAGGTTCTTGCTACAGAGTTTGAGTTAAAGGATCTAGGTCACCTAAAGTACTTCTTAGGCATTGAAGTATCTAGGTCAAGAGCAGGAATCAACCTTTGCCAGCGAAAATACGTATTGGATCTACTGGCTGAAACTGGAATGCTAGATTGCAAACTGGTTAATACTCCTATTGAAACTAATCACTCATTGTCAATCAGTGAGAACCAAGTTCTAGCAAACAAAGAAAGGTATCAAAAATTGGTGGGAAAACTTATATATTTGGCTCATACACGACCAGACATTGCGTATGCTGTGAGCGTGGTTAGTCATTTTATGCATGCTCTAGGAGAAGAACACATGAATGTTGTTAATTGAATACTAAGTTACCTTAAGTCATCTCCTGGAAAAGGCTTATTTTTTGGAAGGAACACAGATCGCAACAAGGAACTAGAAGTAAGAGGTTACACAGACGCTGATTGGGGTAGTGATCGAATGGATGGCAATTCTACCTCTGGATACTTCACATTTGTGGGAGGAAATTTAGTGACATGGAGGAGTAAAAAGCAAAAAGTAGTGTCTCGATCAAGTGCGGAGGCCGAGTTTCGGGGAATGGTACATGGAATATGTGAACTACTATGGATAAGAAGAATTCTCATGGATTTGGGAATAGTATTGATTACACCCATGCTATTATATTGTGATAATGAATCTGTTGTGAAAATTGCTAACAATCCTATACAACATGATCGAACAAAGCATGTGGAGATTGACCGGCATTTCATTAAGGACCACTTTGAGAAAAGAACCGTGGAGTTACCACATGTTGCATCGAAAGAGCAGTTGGTTGATATGCTAACTAAGGCTGTGTGTGGAAGAATATTTGAAAGCTCTCTTGACAAGCTGGGAATGGTTGATATCCACTCACCACCTTGAGGGGGAATGTTGGTGAGAGCTTAGTAGATCAGATTTGTTGTGTAATTTCTATCTAGTCCTAACACTCCGCTGTCtgggagattcgggccccgcccacactccgctactaacatgcatacaagtatcacactaACAACAAACATATCTATCAAACAGTCACATAActatactcaaataatactaCAAGattcgggccctgcccacactcaaatactaacatatcacatatacgggctggccttggtgccttagacctgttcctactgaaTGATAACTCACCTCTCAAGCTGGATGCTGATATTTCAAGTGAGGAAATCTCCGatggctgctccaacgactccccgactatAAATTCACAAGGAAAACTTAGTCAAAAACTAAGAATCCTTTGAAGGGGAAAATGACCATTTTTCCTTCTGAGCTAATTTGGACCATAACCTGGGCCCAATCCCTTTTAACTTTTCTAAGCCTGCTAATGGCCAACTAAagacccactaatggcctaatcttctaaattgggcccaattccTCAAATGGGCCTTTCCTTAATCCCAACCATGTCCTTGGTCCATTATCTAATTTTTGATGGGCCATTTCGGCCCAATAACTGCTAAGCCTAAAGATCGGCTCAAACCGAGGACCAAAAGTCGTAAGCCTAAAATCGGAGAGTACGATGAGCGTACTCCTCTATACACTACACATACTTCTTGAATGGCTTGTAAGATGCGCTTGTTGGCGTGTACACCCAGCGTGCTACTCTGTTAagccatcttcttcaaaacttcttaaTCCTTAAAGACACTAAGTCCAAATtacagatctgagtccaataacgTCTTAGCCCATAAAGTCGactacttggtggcttgcaacccaccaagtgATCCCAAACTTAGAATATAGCAATTAACTTCATgaaatggctagatctcatgcatggttatcAATAGGCcctaaagattgaaactttactgcttatgggacacATTTAGctctaagggtggcaaccctaagcctaaaTACGAAGTTGCACCATAAAAATCTGttctttggacctaaaaaggtccaaagctccataaaactagatctaagcatttatgaggaaagttggaagctttatacctcctatTAGTGCCAAAAGGTGAGGTAATCTCAGATCCTTGAGCTCAGGATACAAAAGTTCATCTTCTCCAACTTCTCTTCTCTTCTAATTCCAAGCTCTACTTCACCAAAACAAGCTTCAAAagtccaaacacacacacacacaagaatgGAGTAAGagagggtttctagggtttctaagGATGAGGGGatgtaaggaggctagggtttgagccataatgTGGTATTTATATGGCTTAAGCCCTTAACCGATAAATCCACTATTGATGAAAAACGTGTTTTTGATCAGTGGGAGTGATCAAACCGCATGTCTCTAATGATCATTAGAAGCTCCATATCATCTGTTATCTGTGGTGCAATTCCTGATTCTAAAACAGCCACCGGATATATTAAGTCGGTTGAGGAGCAATTCAAGGGTACCTCTAAAGGCCATGCTAGTACTCTTATCCTTAAAATGCTCACAACTAAATATGAAGGATCTGGTGGTGTCCGAGAACACATAATGGTAATGAATGACATGGCCAACAAACTTAAAAGTATGGAAATGGAAATTTCTGAAGGTTTTTTAGTTCACTTtattatgatattttaatattgtagtttagctaatttatgattataatttagtttttgcattactttaacattattaaccaatttataataattattagaaagaaattgaaaagtgatggaggtttcaaatgaatgcggtgcaatgtgttgcacaaaaacatctatatagttgaaatgtttacaaatatattttttttaaaatataagaataacgttgttgttaaattttatatactaattcgtatactaagttgatataatatattgattattttgaattatatgataatatatatatatatatatatatatatatatatatatatatatatatatatatatatattataactgcataacaattaataaaattaaatataatatatggtttaatgttatttatagttgttgtttttgttaattaattttttttaaaatttatttgcttaacattttaatttctatcattataattatttaaaacatcaaacattgtttttttaattttaaaagtaacaatataatcatttatgtaaggttatttttaactattgttattgtaagtttttATAAgctatttattttaaaacttttaacgattataaaaatatctttaggaaatattgtaattaaactgatattacaatttagtttttgcatttagcgcTACAACTTATTACTTTTAactaaaatattctttgggttttttaagtggaacttgAATTTATATTTAGGTtcacactgtaatgttatatttaaattaacaatttaagtattttgtccaaacagttcaaaaattgtagctttaaactgataatgatttacatacaacaacatattaaatataataaattaagtataatatattaaatgttAATGACATAACTTTCTAAataaaagtaaagatattatgttaatattgaaatttaatttatttgtGGTTACGctatatgtttgatatttatttaaccttattaaccaacttataatcattattagaaagatactacaatttatcacttttaactatttaaaaaagATTCTTTggattgtttaagttaaactgagatttatatttaagttgaccatgtaatattatatttaaattaattatttaagtattttatacaaattgttcaaaatttgtagctttaaaatgataacggtttatatccaacaatatattaaaactaataaattaaatataatatgttaaaagttaaaaaaacataactttataagtagaagtaaatatgttcttttattattgaaatttagtttatatatgattatactttatgtttgatatttatttaaccttatgaaccaacttataatcattattataaataaattaaaaggttATGGGAATTTCAAATAAATGTGATGAAGGAATCgtgcatgagagtttcaaatgaatgtggtgaaaggaaaaatgtttcatttataagtTTACTAGACGAATTCACGTACGTTGCACAacatatatattgttaaaatattgaaaaatatatgtttaaaatggttatgttgttaacattaactttgacataatattttgaacaatattattcattgacatcaacccacattcctcattaataaaattaaatacaattaccaatttaatattatttttaacaactgTTATGATtggttaatttaaattttttacttaagtgattattttctaatttaaataatgatgttcatttaaaatacaatttatttgttgttaacgttatgtaatttataaattgatgttattatcatttaaaattattgttctttagttttaaaccacttattactattattaagttaaagaatatttttaagaaacacttaatactactattaaaatgttaaacacacactaaataataaattaataagatagacaatttgcattcaAAAGAGACctacatggataatatgacatatccatgatttttataatttgattttattatttataattattgttattagttttaaaaccacttattattaataataaataaaagaaaacttttaaaagacacttattattataattaaaatgttaaacatgtactaaaatataaagtaataagatagacaatttgcattttaaaagagACTTACATGGATACTATGGATAATATTGCATATCCacgatttttaattaattattactttgaaacaacacaaacatacaaacatatatacaatatttaattaaatattatctatataactttctataacatatgatcgataacatgaatctaatctaatttacattaaagtTTCAACCACAACATGACTGttttaaaagaatacttaaaccaagaaaaatataaaataagaattaacatataacaaacttacaaactaaatctttaaaataataacatggctcgaaaaatgGTCCAAAGCCTTGAAACCAACACAAAACCTTTAAACTTATTTTCTTTGTAAATTATGcatgtgatttgtatttgtgtgtctactcaaatagaatgacatttttatagtagACTGTATCTCATAGGTTTAACTGTGATGATAGTGGTCCGGTcgatttattttatgttttctttCATCCATTGTTTAGACTTTATTGGGtctataggattttctgagcAAACTTTTTTAAGTAAACTTtcaatttttgaaaaaatttcttGGTTAAGTAAAAAATTTGAACTCTTCCTCATTCTCCCACATTTTAAAAGACaaggtttcttcaatttttctttgaGAGATGTTGACAGGTTCTGGTTTTTtaaattttgtattatttttcatTGATTCTAAAAATCCATGTTTTCCACTTCTATAAGCGTTTGTGATTTTATCAACAATGATTTGAACACCATTGTTGTGGAAAGTAACTGTTTTGAAATTTTGTACAAATGGTCTATACAAAAGCATAAGTTATTTCCTAGGATGAAATTTATTCCACATTCTTGTTGGTATATAGAAGGGATATGGAATATTTCTCCAGCAAGTCTTATCTGTAAATCAACACATTTTTTGTTGATAATTACAGTTTCTTTTGCTATAGAAACCTTTATAGGTTTTGGAGTGTTAATCCAATGTTCTTTTGGAATAACATATTTACTTGCGATACAAAGACTGGCTCCTATATCAATATAACAATTTAAATCAATTTGTTTGTATCCGACGAATCTaaattgtaacgacgtaaattttcaaaacaatttttcatttttcaaacaacataattatcatttaaacattctcaaatctcatgttcaacaattgTCATCAAATAAAAACATATCCCACGATCACAAATAAGGTCTTCTgtctgtgtgtacggatcatgtcggcgccttcctgcgatcgtcactagtacctgaaacacataacacataacactgtaagcataaatgcttagtgagttccccaaaataccacatataacacatattagccagtcgaggctataactctgtttgaccccctggtcaatatgtctcagtgggaccctccagtcctataactcagtgggccctctggccctaactttgtggaccttctggtcctaactctgtaaactctggatcatacataacacaaatcacataaaatcatatcatatagatagcatacaagatactctgtcacatagctctaattaccactctaggtaaagtacagtgagaagactcacctcaggtaactcggtaaatctcgaactcggtaatACTGGTAGCCTCCCCCTAATTACATGGAATcattactctaatcaatacaactctcaaggctagactaatccctctcTAAGTTCTCCCAGAaggttaaaagaccattttacccctctcatggctcaaagacccaaacattgactaaaccctaaaagtcaacaaaagtcaactctccgggttacgctgcgcgtgcCAAACCTGTAAGCTGGGTGTACCCGGCCACctcacagaatcggggtacgTGACCCCCTACGTTGcgcatactgggattacgccccgcgtaagtcccagtttcatactcctttgattttgggtcttaaacggttaagacacacgtctaactttcagatctgactgtccctaagcctcttaatccataaagtcggtgactttaagcctttccatggctgtaaaagtcaccaacacccaaatcatTCCATTTCCAATACTTTAAAgcccataactcaagcatgactccATAATgacgaccaagttgggatttttatggatctgcaacacatatatcactgaaatgggacagatctaggtccatgaagtcccttttgctcataaagtctccacctttggaaCTTAAACCCTAATAGAtaaagatatagatatagatattaaTATAGATACTTATTTTGATTAAGAGAAAATTAAAAAGGAACAAAGACCAAAAGAATACACGATCGTTGATACAAATTGTCCATTGACTTCCATGTTGACTTTAAAGTCATGCGAGGCATACAAAGAAACTACTTGGATCTCTTATGTATCATTTTCCTGTGAACAAATTCACGAGTTCTGTGTATCATTTCCGACTTAAatctattaaaataataatatatctttTCTAAATTCATACAGGTTTATGCATttcaatatataaaaataatactataGTTTTTAAATAATGTGATTCAAGAGATTATTGCAAGTATTAGATTACGATATAGTTTTTTCATCCACATGAAAAGAAAAATAGCCAAtggccaaaaaaaaaaattaattttgtggatACAAATCAAACGTCAACTTCCATGTATATTACGTTTGTCATTGGAAAAATAAATATAGATAAAGGCCAAATGCATATGGATACAAAATTCCCATTGACTTTCAAGTCTCCCATCACAATGTTTGATTGATGTACTCATTAGTTTGTAACTTGTAACTTTAGTatgataaattaaaattattgttttcatattATAAAATAAGACAAATAAAATAACCAAATGAGACAAATAAACAAAGTGAATGTTGCATGTGATTTGGAGAGACTGATGTCTCAAATGTGAGGTCTACGTTGAACATCTTGGTTAAATATCTTGAACaattttttagagtaaattacaaaaatggtcactGCTATTTTTTAATCAACTACAGTGTTTTCAATTGTAACCAACCGCCGTTATGATTTGATTTGGTTTTGGTTAGGCTATGCTCCCTAACaaatattatatgattaaattgtCCGTaacatattattaattttttttctaaattattctttttattttttattttagggtAAATTACAGAAATAGTACCTGTGGTTATACAATAATTTTGGATTGGGTCCTTGAAAGATTTGTATTGCTGATTTGATCCCTAGggttttaatttattttgaatCAAGTCCCAATCATTAACATTGTTTATTTTCTTCCGTTAAATACTTTTAAATTACTATTTCACCCTTGATGTCCGCCCACCAGCCCTTTTAGATCTCTTGTCGTCTGTTTCTCATACCCATCACATTGTCCGTCACTACAACATCGACCCTCTGTCGTCACTCGCCACCCCACTCAACCCCTAACCTAAGCACCCTTACCAGGTAGTTCTATTCCTTCTGTTCCCTCTCGTTCTTCTCTATTTGCGGATATCTGGAGGTAGAAGACGAACGCGTCGAAGCCATTAAAGTTGTTGTGGTTTTTTGTAAATCAAtttatgattatttttttttttttggtttcttgTTCATTGATATCTAGGGTGCGCAATCGATTTCTGGATTTCTTGTTCaggaattattattttttttggttaAACGAGTGTACTTGCGTTTTTTATTCATCGATTTGCACAGCCCAAAAACCCCATTCCCCAATCCAGGTTCTAAAATTTCGACCACAGCGGATGGTGCGCCAAAGCTCGTATCAGGAAGGAACAAAAAACAAGGGTATTCATTTATTTGGAATTTTTGTTCATGAAATGCATATGGGTCTTTTGTTAATTAATGGTTTGTATTAGAAAGTAACACAAAAAGAGTGACGCCGGAACCTTTTGAAGATTTATGGACTGCATGTAAGATGAATATTGATGGATTTCctggagaagatgaagttgtggtCTTGTGGGTGGTTTCCCGGAGAAGAAGATGGTGAGGGGTGGGTTGGGTAGAGGAGTAATGGGGTTAATATTTGGTTTATAGAATCGATTTGAAGGTTGTCATGAATGTGCAGGTTTTTGAAAGGCTAATATGTAGGTCTGATGCTTGGCAATTGGTATCAATTTGCATATTTTATAAGGGATATTATTGAGCTTTTCATTTGGAATTGATTTGCAGGTCCAATGCTTGGGATCGATTTGCATTCATCCGGTGGATATGAAGATGTGGAGGAGAGGTAAGGCTATATAAGtaaattcacatacttttaaCATTTATGAACTAAACGGTGTTAATAATAGGTGACTTAACTcaaaatgaattgaaaacctaGGAATGAAATCAGCACTAAAAATCTTTTAGGGACCTAATCCAAAATTTTCATATAACTGCAGGGACGATTTCTGTAATTTATCCTTTATTTTAAAAAGAGTTGGCCGGCCAAATTTTCATTTGAGTTGTGGATACAGATTCTCCATTGACTCAGTCTTCCAATATTGCAACAAGTTATTCTTCATTTATGTCTTTATAAATGTACTCGTTACTTGATCATAATATTCCATTCTTACATCATCACAATTCATCTTTCAGTTTAAACTTTCTTCTAAACTAAAATTGAGTTAGGTTCATAATGGAAAAGTGGAGGGGTTTGGGGCTCCATCTCATTTTCGTATGTGTTTTTTTGTTTGCAGCCACATATACTTGTTTGGGGCTTGGAAATGTTAGTGTCATCTGCTCTGAGCACGAGCGACTTGCTCTTCTCAACTTCAAACACAGTATCCAAGATCCTTTTGAAATGTTGTCCTCATGGGTTGGAAATGAGTGTTGCATGTGGGAAGGAATCCAGTGTGATGCTGTCACTGGAAATGTTCAACGCCTTAAACTTAATGCAGATTCCTACTACGACTTCTTTACTCGTAATAAGGTGAGCTCTTCTTTGGCAGAGTTGAGGCATCTCAAATACCTCGACTTGAGTGGGAATGGTTTTTTTCTAGGAAGTCAGATCCCTGAGTTCATTGGATCCTTTAAACAGCTGACCTACCTCAATCTATTTGATGCTGGTTTTGAAGGTATTATTCCTCCTCAAATTGGAAATCTTTCTAATTTAAAGGTTCTTAATCTCGGTTCAAACTTTTTAAAGGCGGATGAAATTGCATGGATTTCTCGCCTTCCGTCACTCGAGCTTCTCGACTTGAGTTCagtggatcttagtggagcaCAAAACTGGGATCAAACTTTGCTTCACATGACTCCCTTGTTGAAAGAGTTAAGTTTGTCGAATTGTCTACTTTCCAATGTTGACCTTGGTGCTTTTCTTAATTTGAGTAGAATACTTCCCAACATCAAACACCTCGATCTTGGCTTCAATTCTTTCGAAGGTCCACTCCctaccttttttcaaaacatgacCTCCCTCACATTCCTCGATCTTTCCGTCTTTAATCTTAGTTTGGCATGGAACTTTCCAGACCTACTAAGCATGATCCCTTCTCTATCAGAGCTGcatttgtttgattgtgggctcaATAGGACACATCTATCTTCCCTTCGTCTTAATTTCAGTACACTTTCTAACATCCAACACCTCGATCTTAGCTTTAATCCACTTGGAGGCATATTTCTGTCCTTTTTGACTAACATGAGCTCCCTAAGAGTCCTTGACCTTTTGGATACCATGTTGAATTCATCCCTTCCTATTATGCCTAAACTTCTAGAGCTTCATCTTTCTTATAACAAGTTTAAGCAGATTGAGCATGTTGGAATCTGGAGACAGTGCCACCTGCAACAGTTGAGAGTGACAAATAATGAATTTGGTATGGAAATGATTGACTCACCAAAAAACGCATCAGAATGCTCCCAGGATTCTTTGGCGAATTTAAGTGTTCTTGATCTATCGTACAACAGACTGGTTGGTTCAATCCCTGAATCTCTGAGTAGATTAAGATTTTTAGAAGTGCTAGATCTATCTCAAAATCACTTGACTGGTCCTGTTCCAGAGTTCCCTGGTAACCTTACCAAACTTGACCTTTCTTCTAACTAATTGACTGGTTCAATTCCAAAGTCCCTTGGAACATTAGCAGCTTTAACAGATTTGAATCTAAGTTCTAATTTGTTAAATGGGTCTATTCCACTTTCAATAGGGAAACTTGCCAAACTCCGTTCTCTCGTTCTCTCCAACAATTCTTTAGAAGGAGTAGTTACCGAAGCCTATTTTGCCAACCTTTCCATGTTGAAGGACTTGGATGCTTCTTCTAACACTAAGTTGACATTCAATGTTTCACGTGGGTGGATACCTCCATTCCAATTAAAATCTCTTAATCTCAGTTCTTGCAATATCAGTAATGGATTCCCGCAGTGGCTTCGAAAACAACAGAAGCTTCAAATCTTAGTGTTGTCAAATGCTACACTTTCAGGACCTCTGCCCACATGGTTGCGGAAGATGCCCATCATTCCTGTCTTAGATCTCTCTCACAACAAATTCAGCGGACCTCTGACAAACCTTCCCAATGGTGGAAATGATAAAGTGTATACATATTCTCCTGAGCCCGCATTACTTCTGGAATATAACCTTTTCAATGGGTCGATTCCAAGGTCATTGTGCAGAAGAACATATTTAGTAGGACTTGATCTTTCCAAAAATATGTTAAGTGGGAAAATTCCCAACTGTTTGGGGAATCTGAAGGATTTGACTAACATGATATTAAGCTCAAATTGGCTCTCTGGTGTCATTCCAAGTTCAATAGCTCTTAATTCATCATTATTTTGGTTAAGTTTGAATGACAATAACATTATTGGTG
This window encodes:
- the LOC128127774 gene encoding receptor-like protein EIX2; this encodes MSLMIIRSSISSVICGAIPDSKTATGYIKSVEEQFKGTSKGHASTLILKMLTTKYEGSGGVREHIMVMNDMANKLKSMEMEISEESNTKRVTPEPFEDLWTACKMNIDGFPGEDEVVVLIDLKVVMNVQVQCLGSICIHPVDMKMWRRATYTCLGLGNVSVICSEHERLALLNFKHSIQDPFEMLSSWVGNECCMWEGIQCDAVTGNVQRLKLNADSYYDFFTRNKVSSSLAELRHLKYLDLSGNGFFLGSQIPEFIGSFKQLTYLNLFDAGFEGIIPPQIGNLSNLKVLNLGSNFLKADEIAWISRLPSLELLDLSSVDLSGAQNWDQTLLHMTPLLKELSLSNCLLSNVDLGAFLNLSRILPNIKHLDLGFNSFEGPLPTFFQNMTSLTFLDLSVFNLSLAWNFPDLLSMIPSLSELHLFDCGLNRTHLSSLRLNFSTLSNIQHLDLSFNPLGGIFLSFLTNMSSLRVLDLLDTMLNSSLPIMPKLLELHLSYNKFKQIEHVGIWRQCHLQQLRVTNNEFGMEMIDSPKNASECSQDSLANLSVLDLSYNRLVGSIPESLSRLRFLEVLDLSQNHLTGPVPEFPGKLAKLRSLVLSNNSLEGVVTEAYFANLSMLKDLDASSNTKLTFNVSRGWIPPFQLKSLNLSSCNISNGFPQWLRKQQKLQILVLSNATLSGPLPTWLRKMPIIPVLDLSHNKFSGPLTNLPNGGNDKVYTYSPEPALLLEYNLFNGSIPRSLCRRTYLVGLDLSKNMLSGKIPNCLGNLKDLTNMILSSNWLSGVIPSSIALNSSLFWLSLNDNNIIGELPRELANLQLLQVLDLGDNKFSGNIPKWIGEKFIDLVVLRLHKNNFTGRIPRSLCKISTLQILDLAYNKLTGTIPRCVGKLNGMVESHSIPLYHSASDYDKNVIQGMKGVDLEYTTIWGMWGDSTQHWKDDRVIFSSSMAALHFLSHLNLSYNNLSGQIPTGNQLQTLNDPSIYAGNKHLCGPPLPNTCSNHHDPTTTRSKKKHKATDEWMKVWLFYGDIMSGFVTGFWGVIGVVLFKKQWRQKLFMFAEVMVDKIYVAVMLRVSKIKKGREAA